The Gymnodinialimonas sp. 57CJ19 genome includes a window with the following:
- a CDS encoding helix-turn-helix domain-containing protein, which produces MGKRVNPMGVKSALTYEVSEAAVALGVSKATIRNWVRDGLPIMATKKPYLISGAEIRAYLRSKSKAAKKPLNHDELTCFRCGAGRKPFAMSVECFPNTIKTSRLAGACEQCGGAASRIISNSRLDEFAATFHFKTGAGSEP; this is translated from the coding sequence ATGGGTAAACGAGTAAACCCAATGGGGGTCAAATCCGCGCTTACTTACGAGGTGTCCGAAGCTGCCGTTGCGCTGGGTGTAAGCAAAGCAACGATCCGCAATTGGGTAAGGGATGGGCTGCCGATCATGGCAACGAAGAAACCTTACCTGATTTCTGGCGCGGAAATACGTGCATATCTGCGTTCTAAGAGCAAAGCCGCTAAGAAGCCGCTCAACCATGATGAGTTGACTTGTTTCAGGTGCGGTGCAGGGCGCAAGCCTTTCGCGATGTCCGTTGAATGCTTCCCAAATACCATCAAGACATCCCGCCTTGCCGGGGCGTGTGAGCAATGTGGTGGCGCTGCAAGCCGTATAATTTCAAACAGCCGCCTCGATGAGTTCGCCGCAACTTTCCATTTCAAAACAGGTGCGGGCAGCGAACCTTAA
- a CDS encoding site-specific integrase has protein sequence MRKINEENERIKRRYLQYLKTAKRKDASTVQKAAEGILRFEASVNFTDFKKFRIEQAVKFHDRLNNEISKATGKPLSKSTIRTVLAANKDFIFWLADQSGYKSRIRHSDADYFNMDAKGARVASASRETPYPSMEMARHAFSYMPETTGIERRNKAMFAFFMLTGARDGAVSSLRIKHINMFDGCVYQDAREVRTKNAKTFTTYFLPVDPDYLACFTAWVNYLKTDALFGPDDPLFPPPKIEARDGEFQVTGLRREAYKNANAIRTVIKDAFTRADLPPFTPHAFRKTLVKWADVAYPTREGFKAFSQNIGHSSVVTTISAYCPVSTERQAELLKQPTL, from the coding sequence ATGCGCAAAATTAACGAAGAGAACGAGCGGATCAAGCGCCGTTACTTGCAGTACCTCAAGACCGCGAAGCGCAAGGATGCCAGCACGGTGCAAAAGGCAGCCGAAGGAATTTTGCGGTTCGAGGCGAGTGTGAATTTCACCGACTTTAAGAAGTTCCGTATCGAACAAGCGGTGAAATTCCATGACCGTTTGAACAATGAAATCAGCAAGGCCACAGGAAAGCCTCTGTCGAAATCGACAATCCGCACAGTTTTGGCTGCCAACAAAGACTTTATCTTTTGGCTGGCGGATCAAAGCGGTTACAAGAGCCGCATCCGTCATAGTGATGCGGATTATTTCAACATGGACGCCAAGGGTGCGCGTGTTGCAAGCGCTTCCCGCGAAACGCCTTATCCCTCTATGGAGATGGCCCGCCATGCGTTTTCGTACATGCCCGAAACGACTGGGATCGAGCGACGCAACAAAGCAATGTTCGCTTTCTTTATGTTGACGGGCGCGCGGGACGGGGCAGTGTCGTCGCTGCGGATCAAGCATATCAACATGTTTGACGGCTGCGTATATCAGGATGCCCGTGAGGTGAGGACGAAGAACGCCAAGACGTTCACGACCTATTTTCTGCCCGTCGATCCTGACTATTTGGCCTGCTTCACGGCTTGGGTGAACTACCTGAAAACCGATGCGCTGTTCGGTCCGGATGATCCTTTGTTTCCCCCGCCAAAGATCGAGGCGCGCGACGGTGAGTTTCAAGTCACCGGATTGCGCCGCGAGGCGTACAAGAACGCAAATGCAATCCGCACGGTCATCAAGGATGCGTTCACCCGCGCAGACTTGCCGCCGTTCACGCCCCACGCATTCCGCAAAACCTTGGTAAAATGGGCCGATGTCGCCTACCCAACCCGCGAAGGCTTCAAGGCATTTTCGCAGAACATCGGTCATAGCAGTGTCGTCACGACGATCAGCGCATATTGCCCGGTGTCTACGGAACGGCAGGCGGAGTTGTTAAAGCAGCCCACGCTATGA
- a CDS encoding TIGR01244 family sulfur transferase: MDLRKITETYSVTPQIEPSDVATLAGMGVKTLICNRPDAENPAPLQAAAMQAEAEAHGIDFIFNPFQGHTMTQDHVDEQRDALADAEGPVVGYCASGNRCTVVWAFGAAGHVPVDEIIALATSYGYPFEQLRPALEAAATRNLG; encoded by the coding sequence ATGGACCTTCGCAAGATCACCGAGACCTATTCCGTCACCCCCCAGATCGAGCCCTCTGACGTGGCCACCTTGGCGGGCATGGGGGTCAAGACCCTTATCTGTAACCGCCCCGATGCTGAAAACCCTGCGCCCCTTCAGGCCGCAGCGATGCAGGCCGAGGCCGAGGCCCACGGGATCGACTTCATCTTCAACCCGTTCCAGGGCCACACCATGACCCAGGATCATGTGGACGAGCAGCGCGACGCGCTGGCCGATGCGGAAGGCCCCGTTGTGGGATACTGCGCCTCCGGCAATCGCTGCACGGTGGTATGGGCCTTCGGCGCCGCCGGTCATGTTCCGGTTGATGAGATCATCGCGCTCGCCACGTCCTACGGCTACCCGTTCGAGCAATTGCGCCCGGCGCTGGAGGCTGCCGCCACGCGGAACCTCGGGTGA
- a CDS encoding restriction endonuclease subunit S, with protein sequence MKAGWENVRLDEICKIARGGSPRPIKKFITDDPDGINWIKIGDTQVGGRYIDKTEQKIIKEGIPRSRFVTAGSFLLSNSMSFGRPYILRTDGCIHDGWLVLEPDYSRVDQGYLYYALGSRVVFDQFNALAAGSTVRNLNIDLVSKVVAPLPPLEEQKRIVAVLDAAFEGLDRARTHIQTNLQNARELFERQSQELLTKCSDAEPKMLGEVCNFENGDRGENYPGRKAFVPRGVPFINAGHLDDGRVDWAKMNYIPKEHFDRLGNGKVRRGDVLFCLRGSLGKFGLVDVDDDGAIASSIVIVRPKEKVSSAFLCAYFASGVCADMIKRFANGAAQPNLSAANLKKFEIQVPSIESQKSLTDALDQLQSGVGELQAHYTTKLADLDDLRQSLLQKAFAGELT encoded by the coding sequence GTGAAGGCGGGCTGGGAAAACGTTCGGCTTGATGAAATTTGTAAGATTGCACGAGGGGGATCACCGCGTCCGATCAAGAAGTTCATCACTGATGATCCGGACGGCATCAATTGGATTAAGATCGGCGATACCCAAGTTGGAGGTCGATATATTGATAAGACTGAGCAGAAGATAATCAAGGAGGGCATACCTCGTTCACGTTTCGTAACAGCTGGGTCTTTTTTGCTTTCAAACTCGATGAGTTTCGGCAGACCGTATATCCTTCGAACTGACGGTTGCATACACGATGGATGGCTCGTCTTAGAGCCAGATTATTCCCGTGTGGATCAAGGGTACCTCTACTATGCGCTAGGTTCACGGGTGGTCTTCGATCAATTCAACGCCTTGGCCGCTGGGTCGACTGTTCGCAATTTAAATATCGACTTGGTTTCGAAGGTAGTCGCGCCACTCCCTCCCCTCGAAGAGCAAAAGCGGATTGTTGCGGTTTTGGATGCGGCGTTTGAGGGCTTGGACCGCGCCCGCACCCATATCCAAACCAACCTCCAAAACGCGCGGGAGTTGTTTGAGCGTCAAAGTCAGGAGTTGCTGACGAAGTGTTCTGATGCGGAACCGAAAATGCTTGGTGAAGTTTGCAACTTTGAGAATGGTGACAGAGGCGAAAACTATCCTGGTCGAAAAGCATTCGTTCCAAGGGGCGTCCCCTTTATTAACGCGGGGCATCTCGACGATGGGCGAGTTGATTGGGCGAAGATGAACTACATTCCGAAGGAGCATTTTGATCGGCTTGGCAATGGAAAGGTTCGGAGAGGCGACGTGTTGTTCTGCTTGCGTGGGTCGCTAGGAAAATTTGGTTTAGTGGATGTCGATGATGATGGAGCGATTGCCTCGTCGATTGTTATTGTCCGACCTAAAGAAAAGGTCTCATCGGCGTTCCTCTGTGCTTATTTCGCATCCGGAGTTTGCGCAGATATGATCAAGCGCTTTGCGAACGGTGCTGCACAGCCAAACTTATCGGCTGCGAACTTGAAGAAATTTGAGATACAGGTCCCGTCAATCGAATCGCAAAAGAGTCTAACGGATGCATTGGATCAACTTCAAAGTGGCGTTGGGGAACTCCAAGCCCACTACACCACCAAACTCGCCGACCTAGACGACCTGCGCCAATCGCTCCTGCAAAAAGCCTTCGCGGGGGAGCTGACATGA
- a CDS encoding GNAT family N-acetyltransferase, whose protein sequence is MTARRITAEDLAFVQSLMAAPQMHSHKPDPTLPTQAAIAAAHGETFSHWERHGLGRYVVMAGDTKVGLCGLSVRRGFPGLNLSYHLRPQDWGKGWASLLTNGLVTLADASLKVPYLHGLARPANPASSRVLQKTGFRNAGEVQLGGAPSQLWVRALGKADPIVFYGGAWQPLVVETASGLVLEVPVDMGHSDRRYCLRIAPGDLAALHAMPDRAAIAFATLHALGQTAPASSVPRGTPSMNLALTKVLHAPGNALSPWLTAQDRSHNGAISNLLRLNTQADMAALRAGQWLPLPIARDA, encoded by the coding sequence TTGACGGCACGGCGCATCACGGCAGAGGATCTGGCGTTCGTCCAAAGCTTGATGGCCGCCCCGCAAATGCACAGCCACAAGCCGGACCCGACCCTCCCGACGCAGGCGGCCATTGCGGCGGCCCATGGCGAGACCTTCAGCCATTGGGAACGCCACGGTCTGGGGCGCTATGTGGTGATGGCCGGCGACACCAAGGTCGGCCTTTGCGGCTTGTCAGTTCGACGGGGATTTCCGGGCCTGAACCTTTCCTATCACCTGCGCCCGCAGGACTGGGGTAAAGGATGGGCAAGCCTCCTGACTAACGGCTTGGTCACCTTGGCGGATGCCTCCCTGAAGGTGCCGTATCTCCACGGCTTGGCACGGCCCGCCAACCCCGCTTCCAGCCGCGTGTTGCAGAAAACAGGGTTCAGGAACGCCGGAGAGGTGCAGCTAGGAGGCGCGCCAAGCCAGCTTTGGGTGCGCGCACTGGGTAAGGCCGACCCCATTGTATTCTATGGTGGGGCCTGGCAGCCGCTGGTGGTCGAAACCGCATCCGGCCTTGTCCTGGAGGTGCCCGTTGATATGGGCCATTCTGATCGCCGCTATTGTCTCAGGATCGCGCCCGGGGATCTTGCCGCGCTGCACGCCATGCCAGATCGTGCCGCTATCGCCTTCGCGACATTGCACGCTCTCGGCCAGACCGCCCCAGCTTCATCCGTTCCGCGGGGGACGCCTTCCATGAACCTTGCACTCACAAAGGTTCTCCACGCCCCAGGAAACGCACTCTCTCCTTGGCTGACAGCCCAGGACCGCAGCCATAACGGCGCCATCTCCAACCTTCTGCGCCTCAACACGCAGGCCGATATGGCAGCCTTGCGGGCGGGGCAATGGCTGCCCCTGCCCATAGCGCGGGACGCTTAG
- a CDS encoding DMT family transporter, whose amino-acid sequence MSERSPTTHGILLMLAAIFLFSTMDAMAKMLMGRFDVLQVVWARYAGQMVIVAVLLLPRLPALIRTKHLGLQLLRSAFLFAATYCFFTSLSFMEIASATAVMNIHPVLLTLGAALILRERLGPRRIIGIALALTGALIIIRPGSDVMTWSSLLPLAAGGCYASYALTTRFLGRDEPILTSFLYTALIGTLAATCLVVPQWQPVAPADWGIFLVFAAIGAAGQFLLIRSLTIAEAGAVAPFGYSGVVFSSIWGLTLFSEVPDTATVVGALVIVGAGVYVWHREMRATATGA is encoded by the coding sequence GTGAGCGAACGTTCTCCCACGACCCATGGCATCTTGTTGATGCTCGCCGCCATCTTCCTGTTCTCTACCATGGACGCCATGGCCAAGATGCTGATGGGGCGCTTTGACGTCCTGCAAGTGGTTTGGGCGCGGTATGCCGGGCAGATGGTGATCGTCGCCGTCCTCTTGCTGCCGCGTCTGCCGGCCTTGATCCGCACAAAGCACCTTGGCCTGCAACTCCTGCGCTCAGCGTTTCTGTTCGCGGCGACCTATTGCTTCTTCACATCGCTCTCCTTCATGGAGATCGCCTCGGCCACGGCCGTCATGAATATCCACCCCGTTCTCCTGACCCTCGGGGCTGCGCTGATCCTGCGCGAACGCCTTGGCCCACGGCGGATCATCGGCATCGCCCTTGCCCTGACCGGGGCGCTCATCATCATTCGCCCCGGCTCGGACGTGATGACGTGGTCCTCGCTTCTGCCCTTGGCGGCGGGGGGCTGCTATGCCTCATACGCCCTGACGACCCGTTTTCTGGGGCGTGATGAGCCGATCCTGACCTCCTTCCTTTACACCGCCCTGATCGGCACCTTGGCCGCCACATGCCTTGTGGTGCCGCAATGGCAGCCCGTGGCGCCTGCGGATTGGGGTATCTTTCTGGTGTTCGCGGCCATCGGCGCGGCGGGGCAGTTTCTGCTGATCCGCTCACTGACTATCGCCGAGGCGGGCGCAGTGGCCCCCTTTGGCTATTCGGGCGTCGTCTTCTCCAGCATCTGGGGCCTGACCCTGTTTTCCGAGGTCCCCGACACGGCGACCGTTGTGGGTGCGCTTGTGATCGTTGGGGCGGGTGTCTATGTCTGGCACCGCGAAATGCGCGCCACAGCCACCGGAGCCTGA
- a CDS encoding DUF2312 domain-containing protein — MEDMQETDARPDSYRVTADELRQFIERIERLEAEKKDIAEQQKEVMAEAKSRGYDTKVIRKVVALRKREPDDIAEEEAVLEMYKEALGMS; from the coding sequence ATGGAAGACATGCAAGAAACCGACGCCCGCCCCGACAGCTACCGCGTAACGGCCGATGAGCTGCGCCAGTTTATCGAGCGGATCGAGCGCCTAGAGGCGGAGAAGAAGGACATCGCGGAGCAACAGAAGGAAGTGATGGCCGAGGCAAAGTCTCGGGGTTACGACACCAAGGTGATCCGCAAGGTCGTGGCGCTGCGCAAGCGGGAGCCCGACGATATCGCCGAGGAAGAGGCGGTTCTGGAGATGTACAAAGAAGCGCTTGGCATGAGCTAA
- a CDS encoding EcoAI/FtnUII family type I restriction enzme subunit R produces the protein MVDYASLHPDLIATESEADTRARRIDPRLRDMGWDVVLNSLISREDIAPGRIAVGGKRENPMSCDYVLTYRDQKLATLEAKRAGINTAEGVAQAKEYARRLRTRFTYASNGRTWYEIDTKTGAERDISGPPTPDDLWARTFAEDLEWRNRFGDVPFETGGGKWQPRYYQHNAIQAALEAVARGEDRILLTLATGTGKTGIAFQLCWKLFHSKWNLSGKPSRRPRILFLADRNILASQAYNSFGAFEDGARVRVSPDEISKRGGMPQNASIFFTIFQTLTTDQGGKLGYEHYDRDFFDFVIVDECHRGGANAESSWREILNHFEPAVQLGLTATPKRTDNADTYAYFGDPVYTYSLREGIEDGYLTPFRVRQFGSDRDVYQFDGADEVLAGEVEEGEEFSEADFNNKIEIRERELHRVRTFLSEINLKEKTIVFCATQNHAALIRDLINQEVQSPDANYCVRVTANDGAGGEAFLELFQQNSRTIPTILTTSQKLSTGVDAKNVRNIVLMRPVNSMIEFKQIIGRGTRTFEGKWYFTVYDFVKAHEKFDDPQWDGDPASIIVAPPSEPNGPMPGGDPNGPEPLTPSGGEDPTTPKPEMVQIKLADDHIVNIAATTFWGPDGKPISSRQFIERMFGELPELFKDEDDLLAQWSDPDTRKALLERLAERSYDATILAEVQKAMSAEDCDVFDVLSHIAYDRNMRTREHRAEVGRRRVEDQFDPKIAAFLDYILDSYVVHGVGDLDRSKLSDFARIRYGTLKECGAELGGMDAVIGAFVGFQRHLYTPSN, from the coding sequence ATGGTTGATTATGCGTCCCTTCACCCCGATCTGATCGCCACAGAAAGCGAGGCCGACACCCGCGCGCGGCGTATTGATCCGCGCCTGCGCGATATGGGCTGGGACGTGGTTCTAAACTCCCTGATCAGCCGCGAAGACATCGCACCGGGGCGGATTGCCGTGGGCGGCAAGCGTGAAAACCCGATGTCTTGTGATTACGTGCTGACCTACCGCGACCAAAAGCTCGCCACGCTCGAGGCCAAACGCGCAGGGATCAACACCGCCGAAGGGGTAGCACAGGCCAAGGAATACGCCCGCCGCCTGCGCACGCGCTTCACCTACGCCAGCAACGGGCGCACATGGTACGAGATCGACACCAAAACAGGGGCCGAGCGCGATATCAGCGGCCCGCCCACCCCCGACGACCTTTGGGCGCGCACGTTTGCCGAAGATCTTGAATGGCGCAATCGTTTCGGCGATGTGCCGTTTGAAACGGGCGGCGGCAAATGGCAGCCGCGCTATTACCAGCACAACGCCATCCAAGCGGCATTAGAGGCCGTCGCGCGGGGGGAGGATCGTATCCTGCTGACCCTCGCCACAGGGACGGGCAAAACTGGCATCGCGTTTCAACTGTGCTGGAAGCTGTTTCATTCCAAATGGAACCTGAGCGGCAAACCGAGCCGCCGCCCGCGCATCCTGTTTCTGGCGGATCGCAATATTCTGGCGTCGCAGGCGTATAATTCATTCGGCGCATTCGAAGATGGCGCGCGGGTGCGTGTCAGCCCCGACGAGATCAGCAAGCGCGGCGGGATGCCCCAAAACGCATCGATCTTCTTTACGATCTTCCAGACGTTGACGACGGATCAGGGCGGCAAGCTGGGGTATGAACATTACGACCGCGATTTCTTCGACTTTGTGATTGTCGATGAATGTCACCGTGGCGGCGCGAATGCCGAAAGCTCTTGGCGGGAAATCCTGAACCATTTCGAACCTGCCGTGCAGTTGGGGCTGACGGCCACGCCTAAGCGGACAGACAACGCCGACACCTACGCCTATTTCGGCGACCCCGTTTACACCTATTCTCTGCGCGAGGGGATCGAGGACGGTTATTTGACCCCGTTCCGAGTACGCCAATTCGGATCAGACCGCGACGTGTATCAGTTTGATGGCGCGGATGAGGTTCTGGCGGGGGAGGTCGAAGAGGGTGAGGAGTTCAGCGAGGCGGATTTCAACAATAAGATCGAGATCAGAGAGCGAGAGTTGCACCGCGTGCGCACGTTCCTGAGCGAGATAAACCTCAAAGAGAAAACAATCGTTTTCTGTGCGACCCAGAACCACGCCGCGTTAATCCGCGACCTGATCAATCAAGAGGTGCAATCCCCAGACGCCAATTACTGCGTCCGTGTGACGGCAAACGACGGGGCAGGGGGCGAAGCGTTTCTGGAGTTGTTCCAGCAAAACAGCCGCACCATTCCGACGATCCTGACTACCTCGCAAAAGCTTTCAACAGGGGTGGACGCCAAGAACGTGCGCAATATCGTTCTCATGCGGCCCGTGAATTCAATGATCGAGTTCAAGCAGATCATTGGGCGGGGCACGCGGACGTTTGAGGGTAAGTGGTATTTCACGGTTTATGACTTCGTAAAGGCCCACGAAAAGTTCGACGACCCGCAGTGGGATGGCGACCCAGCTAGCATCATCGTCGCCCCGCCCAGCGAGCCCAACGGCCCTATGCCCGGGGGAGACCCAAATGGGCCAGAGCCTTTGACACCGTCGGGAGGTGAAGACCCGACGACACCCAAGCCTGAAATGGTGCAGATCAAGCTAGCGGATGATCATATCGTCAATATCGCCGCGACGACTTTTTGGGGGCCAGACGGCAAGCCGATAAGTTCACGACAGTTTATCGAGCGTATGTTTGGCGAGTTGCCTGAGCTGTTTAAAGACGAGGATGATCTACTTGCCCAGTGGAGTGATCCCGACACCCGCAAGGCATTGCTCGAACGTTTGGCCGAGCGAAGCTATGACGCCACGATCCTTGCCGAAGTTCAAAAGGCAATGAGTGCCGAAGACTGCGATGTCTTCGACGTGCTGTCACACATTGCATATGATCGAAACATGAGAACGAGAGAGCATCGTGCTGAGGTAGGCCGTCGGCGGGTCGAGGATCAGTTCGACCCGAAGATTGCGGCCTTCCTAGACTATATCTTGGATAGCTACGTGGTGCATGGTGTCGGAGACTTGGACCGCTCAAAGTTGTCTGATTTCGCAAGGATCAGGTACGGCACTTTGAAAGAGTGTGGCGCTGAGCTGGGTGGTATGGACGCCGTTATCGGCGCGTTTGTAGGATTTCAGAGGCACCTCTACACGCCTTCAAATTAG
- a CDS encoding tyrosine-type recombinase/integrase — MPLNDIKIRNLKSGDRAYKVSDFEGLFILVKVSGAKSWRFKYRIDGKERLLVIGDYPAVSLAKARQARDVAKAQLADGVDPSEAKQEEKRLRLEAKGQTFEKIGAAFLAKQRKEGKSAATLSKTEYHIKLANRDFGRKPVSEITAPMILKTLRKVEAKGNYETAHRLRARIGSIFRYAVASGIAETDPTYALRDALIRPTRVHRAAIVDPKALGRLMVEIDGFDGQATTRIALKLLAILAQRPGEVRNAKWDEIDLAEAVWSIPAAKMKMRRDHNVPLPKQALKLLEHLRAMNNKGDYLFPSLRTWTRPMSENTLNAALRRMGYSGDEMTAHGFRASFSTLANESGLWNPDAIERALAHVEKNEVRRAYARGEHWEERVRLAVWWAGFLDEVRAG, encoded by the coding sequence ATGCCCCTCAACGACATTAAGATTCGAAACCTCAAATCCGGCGATAGAGCCTATAAAGTCAGCGACTTTGAGGGTTTGTTCATTCTGGTAAAAGTCAGTGGCGCGAAGTCGTGGCGTTTCAAGTATAGGATCGACGGCAAGGAGCGGCTGTTAGTGATAGGCGACTATCCCGCTGTGTCGCTCGCCAAGGCACGGCAAGCCCGTGATGTTGCTAAGGCGCAGTTGGCTGATGGGGTTGATCCCAGCGAGGCCAAGCAAGAAGAAAAGCGATTGAGGCTAGAGGCCAAGGGGCAAACGTTTGAGAAGATCGGTGCTGCATTCCTCGCCAAGCAGCGCAAAGAGGGGAAATCGGCGGCTACGCTTTCGAAGACCGAATATCACATCAAGTTGGCCAATCGCGATTTTGGCCGTAAGCCTGTCTCCGAAATCACTGCGCCGATGATCCTGAAAACCCTGCGCAAGGTCGAAGCCAAAGGCAACTACGAGACCGCCCACCGCTTACGTGCCCGCATTGGATCTATCTTCCGTTACGCAGTCGCGAGTGGCATCGCGGAAACGGACCCAACGTATGCATTGCGCGACGCGTTGATCCGCCCAACCCGCGTTCACCGTGCTGCGATTGTTGATCCTAAGGCGCTGGGCAGGCTAATGGTCGAGATCGACGGCTTTGACGGGCAGGCGACGACACGCATTGCCTTGAAATTACTCGCCATCCTTGCACAGAGGCCTGGGGAGGTGCGCAATGCTAAATGGGATGAGATTGATTTAGCGGAAGCGGTTTGGTCAATTCCCGCCGCCAAGATGAAAATGCGCCGCGATCATAACGTGCCGTTGCCCAAACAAGCTTTGAAGTTGTTGGAACATTTGCGGGCTATGAATAACAAAGGCGACTATCTGTTCCCGTCACTGCGCACTTGGACCCGCCCGATGTCAGAAAACACCCTCAACGCGGCTTTGCGCCGTATGGGGTATTCCGGCGACGAAATGACGGCCCACGGTTTTCGCGCATCATTCTCCACGCTTGCCAACGAAAGCGGCCTTTGGAACCCCGACGCTATCGAGCGGGCCTTAGCGCACGTTGAGAAAAACGAAGTGCGCCGCGCTTATGCGAGGGGAGAGCATTGGGAGGAGCGCGTTAGGTTGGCAGTCTGGTGGGCTGGATTCTTGGATGAGGTGCGGGCAGGGTAG
- a CDS encoding AlpA family phage regulatory protein, whose translation MVDNNEFPTTGFVRLAQILAPAGPIPVSKSTWWQGVKENRFPQPQKLGPRTTVWKVEEIRALFEGHADG comes from the coding sequence ATGGTGGACAACAACGAATTTCCGACGACAGGTTTTGTGCGGCTAGCGCAAATTCTGGCTCCCGCTGGCCCGATCCCAGTTTCCAAATCTACATGGTGGCAAGGCGTCAAAGAGAACCGTTTTCCGCAACCCCAAAAGCTCGGCCCTCGCACGACGGTTTGGAAGGTCGAAGAAATCCGTGCCTTGTTTGAAGGGCATGCCGATGGGTAA
- a CDS encoding N-6 DNA methylase, with product MFEQTFKTLDDIMFQEPGCNSELDYAEQSSWMLFLKYLDDLEEEREAEALMDNTPFVPLFEPQYRWSAWATPKTPDGKPDLDNMRIGQDLVDFVNNDLMAYLRGFSSATDPNSIQSKIGQIFGEVRNKFGNGYMLRDALDKIDELNFGTQDQKSELSDLYETRIKNMGNAGRNGGQYYTPRPLIRAMIQVVQPQLGETIYDGAAGSAGFLCEAFEYLKGKATTPDQRQLLQRRTFYGKEQAPLAYVIGLMNMILHGVETPNYLRTDTLAERVADIEEKDRYDIILANPPFGTNKNKQLQLNFPVKSSESAYLFMQHFMESLKGGGRAAIVIKNTFLSNTDGASIALRRQLLADNALHTILDCPGGTFLGAGVKTVVLFFERGKPTKDIWYYQLDPGRNMGKTNPLNDKDLEEFVAMQATRSLGDKAWIVNVDDLDEDTCDLSVKNPNTPEEAPLREPEEIIADMLARDAETAEILQSIRGML from the coding sequence ATGTTTGAGCAAACCTTCAAAACCCTCGACGATATCATGTTCCAAGAGCCGGGCTGCAATTCCGAACTGGACTACGCCGAGCAATCATCGTGGATGCTCTTTCTTAAATACCTCGACGACCTTGAAGAGGAACGCGAAGCCGAAGCCCTGATGGACAACACGCCCTTCGTGCCCCTGTTTGAGCCGCAATACCGCTGGTCCGCTTGGGCCACGCCTAAAACGCCGGACGGCAAACCTGACCTCGACAACATGCGGATCGGCCAAGACCTTGTGGATTTCGTCAACAACGACCTGATGGCCTACCTGCGCGGCTTTTCATCCGCCACTGACCCCAACTCGATCCAATCCAAGATCGGGCAGATCTTCGGTGAGGTGCGCAACAAGTTCGGCAATGGCTACATGCTGCGCGACGCGCTCGACAAGATCGACGAGCTGAACTTCGGCACCCAGGATCAGAAATCCGAACTCTCCGACCTTTATGAAACGCGCATCAAAAACATGGGCAACGCGGGGCGCAATGGCGGGCAATACTACACGCCGCGCCCGCTGATCCGCGCCATGATCCAAGTGGTGCAGCCGCAATTGGGCGAAACCATCTACGACGGGGCCGCTGGGTCTGCGGGCTTCCTGTGCGAGGCGTTTGAATACCTCAAGGGCAAGGCAACCACGCCGGACCAGCGCCAACTACTGCAACGGCGCACGTTTTATGGTAAAGAACAGGCGCCGCTGGCCTATGTCATCGGGCTGATGAACATGATCCTCCACGGGGTCGAGACCCCCAACTACCTGCGCACCGATACGCTGGCTGAACGGGTCGCGGATATCGAGGAAAAAGACCGTTACGACATCATCCTTGCCAACCCGCCCTTTGGCACCAACAAGAACAAGCAACTGCAGCTGAACTTTCCGGTGAAATCATCGGAAAGCGCCTATCTGTTCATGCAGCATTTCATGGAAAGCCTCAAAGGCGGCGGGCGTGCGGCGATTGTGATCAAGAACACCTTCCTGAGCAACACCGATGGCGCATCCATTGCGCTGCGCCGTCAACTGCTGGCGGACAACGCGCTGCACACGATCCTTGATTGCCCCGGTGGCACGTTCCTTGGGGCAGGGGTCAAAACCGTGGTGCTGTTCTTTGAGAGGGGCAAGCCGACAAAGGACATCTGGTATTACCAGCTCGACCCCGGGCGCAACATGGGTAAGACCAACCCGCTGAACGACAAGGACCTGGAAGAGTTCGTGGCCATGCAGGCGACCCGCAGCTTAGGCGACAAGGCTTGGATCGTGAACGTCGATGATCTGGACGAGGACACCTGTGATCTGTCAGTCAAAAACCCCAACACGCCAGAGGAAGCGCCACTGCGGGAGCCGGAAGAGATCATCGCGGATATGCTGGCGCGGGACGCAGAGACGGCCGAGATTCTGCAGAGTATTCGGGGGATGCTGTGA